One segment of Lutra lutra chromosome 12, mLutLut1.2, whole genome shotgun sequence DNA contains the following:
- the LOC125082315 gene encoding MICOS complex subunit MIC26-like, whose protein sequence is MFKVIQRAVGPASLSLLTFKVYASPKKDSPHKASVKVNELSLYSVPEGQSKYVEEPRTPLEESISHLRHYCEPYTSWCQEMYSQTKPKMQSLVQWGLGSYEYLQNAPPGFFPRLGVIGFAGIVGLLLARGSKVKKLVYPPGFMGLAASLYYPQQAIIFVQVSGEKLYDWGLRGYIVIEDLWKENFQKPGNVKNSPGNK, encoded by the coding sequence ATGTTCAAGGTAATTCAGAGGGCTGTGGGGCCGGCCAGCCTGAGTCTGCTCACCTTCAAAGTCTATGCGTCACCTAAAAAGGACTCACCTCACAAAGCTTCTGTGAAGGTTAATGAGCTTTCACTCTACTCGGTTCCCGAGGGTCAGTCTAAATATGTGGAAGAGCCAAGGACCCCACTTGAGGAAAGCATTTCACATCTCCGACATTATTGCGAGCCGTATACAAGTTGGTGTCAGGAAATGTACTCCCAAACTAAGCCCAAGATGCAGAGCTTGGTTCAATGGGGGTTAGGCAGCTATGAATATCTCCAAaatgcacctcctggattttttcCAAGACTTGGTGTTATCGGTTTTGCTGGCATTGTTGGACTTCTTTTGGCTAGAGGCTCAAAAGTAAAGAAGCTGGTATATCCGCCTGGATTCATGGGACTTGCTGCCTCTCTTTATTACCCACAACAAGCCATCATATTTGTCCAGGTCAGTGGGGAGAAATTATATGACTGGGGTTTACGAGGATACATAGTCATAGAAGATTTGTGGAAGGAGAACTTTCAAAAGCCAGGAAATGTGAAGAATTCACCTGGAAATAAATAG